In the genome of Parus major isolate Abel chromosome 3, Parus_major1.1, whole genome shotgun sequence, the window AATTCCCCTGGGCACACGCAGGGACCGTGGGCGAGCTGTGGCACCTGGAAAACGATATCCCAAAGCTCTCGAGGACCCCAAACTCCTTGGGGGTGCTGACATCCGTGGTAAGAAACACGATCAGCATGGGGACACCAGCAGGTTGGTGCCGGGAAGAGCCATAAATTCCTTCGGGAGCGCAGCAGCTCTCCGGGCATCTCCGACAAGCCTTGAGGGTACCTTCCCTCCCCTGGACCGCCCCATCCCTGTTCTCCACGCCGAAAGCATCGCTGATCTTCCTCTCCGGGGTGCCGGAGGATGTTTAGGACCCAGGCTGTGCAGCTCCTCCCTTTCAGGTCTCTCCAGGGTTATTGCTTGGTGGGAGGTAGGTCCAGGGCTTGGTGGTATgaatgaaagagagagaggaatcGGCGCTGAAAAGCTCAAACTGGAATAGCTCGCCTGTCTCCAGGCAACAGCCCTGACGCAACcgctgggggaaggaaaaaaaaaaaaaaaaaagtcccttaaatgaaaaaaaaaaaaacaaccccaaaaaaacccaacaaaccaaccaccacacacacacagatttctGGAGCGAgacacagaggaggaggatgagccAGACTCCGGGAGGCACTGGTGACACCGCTCTGCAAACACCAAGTTGGGGACCCGAGGTGGAAGGAGGGAGCCAGGATGTCCGTGCAATCCCCTCTCTGACCCCAGCCCCGGTAAGTTTTTCGCTGGTGGTGGCCTGGGGGGACAGAAGCACCCTCCAGCACGGGGAGCTGCCGAGAGCTGGAGGGGACCCCCGAAAAGGAGCAggtccctggggagctgcagagaggggtGATGGGGACCccaccagctcagccctgggctctggtTCTGCCCTGCTGGGGTTTGCAAAGTGTCCCCTCTCCGCATTCTCCTGCCTCGCCGGCATTCCCTGGAGATGGCCGGGTGGCTCCCCATTGACTGGGAATGTCTGAATCCTCCTTGCCGATGATGTTTGTGGATTTTGCTCTCAGCTGGGAGCAGCGTGGTGCTTCTCACCCCCTCCAGGAGGATTTTTCCGCACTGGGTGAGGTGTGACAGGGAAGAGACTGGCCGGGTTTCGGGACAATCACCTGTtgctccctctgcccccagcctgaGATGTGCAGGAGCCCTGGGAAGGTTTGTGGGGTTGTGCAGTGCAGACATGGTGGGATGAGCGTGGTGGGCTCGCAGGGCGTAGCTACCGAGGGTTTTTGAATCAGGCTCCgtgtgctgagcagagcaggttTCCACCTGCTCAGCTCTGGCCCTCGCAGCTCACGTTTACACCGAGGAAGGGGgggtataaaaaaaaaaaacaccaaaaaaagccaGCCAGAACTTCTTCAGAGCCCTTCATAACAGCTTGGGGCTAATTGTTAAAATAATAGCGCCAGCCCACACCCCTCCCAGCACGAGTGTTTGTGCAAGCCCAGCCCGAGAGCCCCGGGGTGTTGCAGCAGGGCATCATCCCCATCCTGCAGCCGGAGCCGCTCGGCTCCGGGCGGGCTGGCACCTCTCCCATCACAGGCACCTCTCTAAGGACACCCCTCCCTGGTTTCCTGCCGTGCTCCCCCTCTTATCCCACAACCCTGCGCCCTCCGGAGCTTTCCTACATCGGGGACCCCAGCGGAGGGCTGGGGGGAAATGGATGAAAAGCAAGTTCCCGGCTTCCAGCgaggagctgtgcccagctggctCCTCTGGCTTTGTCTGCTCATCCCCTGTATCCGAGGAACTCCCCACTTTCCAGCGGGAACGAGCCTGTTTTGGCAGCTGTGGGTTCGCTCTGTGCCAGCCATCATTTCAGCACacgggagctgctgctggcttttgcatcccagctcttctctgctttCATATTCCCATTAAAGTCCCCCCCATCCTTCATGGCGGGGGAGGAGGGGGTCTGTACACCACAAAAATCCAGCAGAACGGGAGGAATCCGGCTTCTGCCGGGCTCTGAGGCTTGCAACAGCCCCGCAGCCATTAGGTGTTTGCAAAATGTAGCAGAGACACTGcggggaaaaagagaaaaaaaaaataaaaatagaaaaaaaaaaaaataaaaataatcagccTCAGAGCAGCATAGCCCTTCTGCGGGGAGGGAGTGGAGGGTCTGTTTGAAACCAGCTGATCCTAAATGCTATTAAATTCCACAGCACTGGGAGAAGACAGGTCTGAGGACAGAGGCTGGATGATCATGGTTTGGATAATTGGATGGAACACGGGGCATGTAAAGGGGATTAGAGGGTCACCGAGGGGCTGACCCCACTCCCCTGATCATGTTAACTTGGAGCCTGGGGCTCTCCAGTGGGTCCTGGTGttgtccctgcaggggctgagctcGGTGCTGGGCAGACTGGacctcaacaaaacaaaacacagaaaaaggttagggtttgttttgttgtttgtttttttttctgaaaacacacCCTTGCCTCCtgcatttggggaaaaaaataactcccTGTACTAGTCTCCTGGGAAGAGAGGATTTCTCAGCCTGCCCTGGCTCATTCCCAAGGAATCCCAGCCCTTTTCATTACCCTGGGCACACGGGCACAGGGGTCCCCACCTCTCCTTGATGAAATGTGGCCCTGCttggggtggcagcagggaaaatgGGGAACACATGGCTGTGCCAAGCCACAGGTCCTTTGGGGGCATCTCTGGGAACAGGTTAGCTGTGCCACCTCCAAAACCTGCCAGGAGCCTGGGGCAGGGCGTGGAGAAGAAACCCCTGCCCATAACCCATGGCTGCACAGACCTCAGAAGAACACTGAGGGTGGGCATGGAGACTTCACCAAGAGCCTGAAAACTTGCCTTTGCTTCTGCTCCTTAAGCCTTTTCCTCCTACGAGGAATCCTACCTGGTCTGGGCTGGTGGGTCGAAGGCACTGACCCCGTTCAGCTCCCCAGTTTGAAGCTGCTTCCAGCTGACTGGAAGACTGGTTTGCTGGAATGCCAAACACCTCTTCATGCAGGATTTCCACACAAAGCCTGGAAATCTGCTGATCCAGGGGAACTTAACAGTCTGAAAATGGAGCTCAGGGGTCCATCTGAAGCAGGCAGCAGGttcagccctgctcccccagcaggAGGCTGCTAGGAGCTGCGAGGGGGACGCAGGAGGGATGAGGGGTAGTCGGGCAGGAAGGTGCAGATGTGTTTATTGAAACAGGTTCAGACTCTACCAGTGATGCTGGAAATCAGCCAGGGAGAAGTGCCTCGGGGCAGGGAGTGCAAACTGGTCCCCTCTAATctcacagaatctcagaatggtttgggctggaagggaggtTCCTTCCATAAAGCTcatccaccccctgccatggggacactCCTGCCGTggacaccttcctctatcccaggctgctccaagccctgtccagcctggccttagacacttccagggatccaggggcagccatCTCTGCATCCCTCCACCCCTCTGATGGATTTTCTGCAGCCCACACTGCTCCCCCCTCCTCCCTTGCAGTGTTCAGGGCTTTTTCTGGAGGCCATTTGGGCAGAAGGATGTGCTGGAGCAAACCCTCATCTTGCTCCAGGTCATATGTGAATGGAAAgcctctctttttcccttttcccgTTTTTCTGTGGATGCCATGTCCACGTCTGTGCTCGTAACGCCCATTTCGGTCTCATCAGTGCTGATATTTTTCCATGGAGAAAGGAACAAGCTCACAGACAGGAGTGTGGCCAGAAGGTCTCCATGGGCACCGTGTTCAGTGTCACTGAGGGCTCTGCCATGACTCCTCCAGCATGGGCAGAGCCCTTTCCATCCTGTCCCAACCATCctgagcaggcagagagcaTCTGATCCTGACAGCACCaattccagccctggagcacgTCCTGGCTTCGGGATCAGACAGCTCTTCATGGTGCTGTTTTGTCCTTTTGAAGGGAGGGAAGCTGAAGGTCACTCTGAGACCAGCCTGGTTTTCTGCAGGAGAGGATTTCAGCTGCTACAGAAAAGGATTGGGTGGGTAAACACTGAATAATAAAATCCAGTTAAACCAGCTGTCCTCGGGGTCGGTGGGGTTTGTTCTCTCTGCAGGatcccagtgcagagcagcagggtgggggGGCTCTGGCAGGGTGAGGAAGCCCCCAGCTCACCAAatccacagagcacagcagctcctctcctgatAGAGCTCATCCTGGCATGGGGAAAGGAGTGAGTGATGTGCAACCACCCTGAAAGGGAAccaccagctccagggagctgcagcGTTGATCCTCATGGgtctccccttccctctccccattcCTGAGGCCTCTGagtctctgctgccctggggatgctccagAGCATCCATCCACCTCAGTGAGCAGCCGGAGTCCTCCCGTACTCCATTGCTATGGCAACCCCTTCTCACAGGcatctcctcctctctgcagcagccacccAGGGGGGGTCAGAGGCCTCCAGGGGGGTCAGTcacccccaccccacccctgtgtcacagctgtgtgaggagggaggcagacacagctctccctgcacaCCAGGCGCTGTCCCCCTCCTCCCGCTCCACCTCGGTGTCCCTTCaccccacctctgctgctgggagctgggtgGTGATGTTGGCAGGTTGGATTTACTCCAGGGGTTTCCTCTGGAGGGTCAGGGGGTGTCTGCACGGCCCAGGGTGACTCCTGTGCAAACCTTCAGATCCAGGGGAAGCACATCCTGAACTCCATGGATCGTGGGGGGTGTTCCTGCACCCGCTGGAGTGTGAGCATGGGCACCCAGGTGAGacctggggacaccagaggTGAATTCTGTACATCTCTGAAAATCCCCAAGAGCTTTTCCCCTGAAGGGCAGTTGCAGGGACTGACTTCTCAGtgagagggaaactgaggcaccgAGGGGCTGAGGTGCTTTTTGAAGGTCGTTCACAGGCTGAACCATTGCCTCTGCCCTGTTTGCTCCATGCCAGAAGTGTCACTCGTGGTCTGTGTGGGCAAAAGGGCTTCTGTCAGCTGAGGTTTTGTCTCATATCGAGGCTTTTTGGTTTTCCCAGCctccagaggagcaggattCCTCTAACCCAGACTCCTGCAGtcactgctcctcctctgcagtAAGAAATGGCGTTACAGGAATCCACACTCCACCTGGAATAGTGAAGGAAGAAGAGTAATTTGCTCCCCACACCTCCACCTTGGCTAATTGTTGAACTCCCAGTGTAACATTCCTATTATTTCTCCATCCCAGGCCTGTGCTGATCCCTTGGGATAGGTCAGTTGACTTCTCCAATGGAAACCTAACCCAAGAAATCAAttgaaggggttttttgttgttgtctcAATGACCTGTTGTGTTCTGTGCTTTCAGGGTTCATCTGAGGGAAGGGGAGAGCCCTGAGCAGAGGTTCTTACTGAGGTGTGAGCAAACCCTCACCCTGTTTTGGGGCTGAACTCGTTACCCCTAATTAGGGGTGGCAGGAACTCCCTGTGGCAGGCTTGATAATGAGACAAATCAAGGATTAATCACTTAAATCCCCTCATCACAGGCCAGCCCAGGGGGGCCAAGCCCAGGGTGACTGGGATGATGTGGGTTTGAGCCAGAGGCAGGTTTGTTCCTGGCAATTTGGTAACTCTCAGGCACCAAAGGGTTCGTGTTACAGCACAAGGGCGTTTTTCACACCCTCACAACCCTCAGATCTCTTTCTCCACAGCAGGTCTTTGATCCAAGTCCAAGATATTGATAGGAAATGAGGGGTGGCTCCCTTCTGTCACTCTGGGGTTTGGGCAGGCTGGGGAAGAGAGCTGCCAGTTTAGGGGTGTCCCTGCAGAGGGAACGAGAGGTTTATGTTACACCAGACAGAAAGTGAGGGATGAATCAATGCTGCTTTTGGGGTGGAAAAACCAAATCTCctctgaagctgctgggagTTGTGGTGGCAGGGAGGGGGAGATGGCAGCAGGGTTGTGACAAAGGGGATGCTCCaagctgctgtcctgctttcATGGTCCAGTGCTCTAAATGTTAactcagctgtgcccagggctcaAATTCCAGGGGCCATTCTCACCCTGAGGATTCCACACACGCTGAGGAACAGGACAGGAGGGTTTGTGTGGGGCTCTGTTTTGTAGCTGTGGCATTCAGAAAACGATAAAAATATCATCCTTGCCGGGGGTTAGCAAATCCAGCAGGCCAGTGTGGAACTGCAGCAGAGCCTTGGACTGCCTGCTGGGTTTGGGCCACCCTCAGCAATCTCCACAGAGGTCTCATaggacagaaattaaaaaaaaaacagcctaGAAACGAGGTCTTTAAAGTCattacttgttttgttttattgatttGGGGAAGTTGGAGTGGGAGGAAATGTAAATTTATCGACATGCCCTGAGCCCTACAGAGCACCCCTCCACCAGGACAGCCCAATGCTTTCCCctctttttaaacagaagaaggaaaattgtTTCTGTTCCAGGCACGAGAGCTGTTGGCTTCAACCTGACAGAGTGTCTGTGAGTGCTCCCTCTCCACGAAAAACTCTCATTAACATAAAtaggagcaggaaggagacCACAACATGACTAATTCTCCACCCCCACACTGTCTGTGTGTACACTATCAGCTCCTCCTTCAGCTCATGTGCCCCCACACAATTGTTGGGATAAGTCTTGCTCTCGCTCggtgtttattttaaattgaatcTTCTTACTGAAAAGGTTGGAGAGGCGTAATTATGGTCTGGATTTCAGAGCTCACATGCCTTTGTGGAAATGGCAGGCAGAAGAATGGCTGAGTAGCTCTAGGAAGCTGCACACATCCTGCCTGGTTTTCCAAGCATCTCACCAGGCAGgcagaaaagtattttggttTGTGCCTGATGTTCAGAGGAGAGCTCTGGATCTATTCCTAGCTCAGCTATAGATGAGCACACGACCTTGAAAATGTCTCTTATCTGATCCTGCTGGCAAATGAATACAGAAGCTGCCTGAGCTTAACTCTTGAGGAGTTGTTGAGTCCTCTGCCCCTCCAGGGTTTGTCAGACCAGCTTTGGGCACAGCTTCCATGAGGTCTGCAGGAGGAGAAGTGGGGAGgaggctcctgtgctgctgctcctaaGGGTTGTGTGTGCAAGGGACCATCCCCACTGGACAAACTGGACGTGGCCAGTGATGGAAACCACAAGTCCAAGTCTCCCTGGGTGTCTGAACCCAAACCATGCCAGCACCTCAGATAGTTCCTCACATGGCAGGGACGTGTTCCTGACTGGAGCCAGAGGGTCAGGAAGGAGCTGAAtcctcaggctgcagctttaacaaacccaaaactaaaCCCAGATCTGTAAAACTTGAGGGGGGTGCGGTGTGGGGGAGAATAAATCCCTTTTTCCAGTTCTCCTTTTGACTCAAACTCTTGGGAGAAGTTTGGGTTCGCAGAAtcccagaaaggtttgggttggaagggaccttaaagatcatccagtgccaccccctgcccttggcagggacaccttccactgtcccagatTGATCCAAACCCCATTtatcctggccttggacacttccagggatccagggacagccacagcttctctggacaccctgtgccagggcctccccaccctcacagggaaggatttctccctCATAGATTATCTaaacttcccctctttcagaTTGTCCTATTTTATCTGGACCTGATTTGCCTACATGGGGAAATGTGGGTTTGCCAGGCAGAAAATCAGCAAAACCAGACAGCCCAacatccagcagcagccactgctgtcTCCAGAGGACTTGGGGGTCTGGGAATGTGTCCCAGCCTCCTTGGCAGCCCTTCCGTGGCCCCTTGAGTTAAGATTGGAGGTGCAGGTAACCAGAGCTTTGCTAAAAGCCTGTCTGTTCCTGCCCCAGAGCACTCAGATAACCGAGGTGAGGTcaccctccccagcagcaccttggCACTGAGCCTCTCCCAAAACCCTcactcccctgctccagcaagAGCTGTCTCTCCTcactcccttttccttctcaaaaccaacccttttttttttcttttccttttttccaggtgTTCATCCAAGGCTAGTTTGGCGCTTGAGCAGGGGCCCACACCTCAGCTGTCCTccagagagctgtgctgagcacctCGTGACCCCTGGGCAAACCTTGAGGGTTCTCATCTCCATCCTTGGTCCTTCCCAGCCCACCTCTATGCCTTTGGACCCCCAGAGAGGATGTCTGTGCCCCAAATCCAAATAGAAGAGGCTCTGGACAGCATGGATGCTGGCTCTGGGGGGGTTCCTCCTCCGGATGATCACCTGAGGACCCTCAAGGCGTTGACAGAGAAGCTGAGACTGGAGACCAGGCGCCCTTCCTACTTGGAATGGAAGGCAAAGCTGGAGGAGCAGGCTTGGAAGAGCCCCCAGCCCGAGGGGGACGGGGAGGACGAGGCCACCAAGGCCAAAAAGACCCCAGGGGAGACTGTCCCCATGAGGAAGGTGCAGCTGCACCTCAACGggagccctgcccaggacaaGGGGACTGTCACCTCAGGGAGAATAGGTGGCTTTGAGAGCATCGACGAAGCTTTGACGTGGCTCAGGAAGGAGCTGGTAAGTGATTGCCTGTCCCTGTTagcacagatttcccagaggggataaaaatgaaagagtGGGGAAACTCCTTGTTCCTACCTGCCTTCAGCCCCAGGTGGAAAGGCAACAATCAGTCTTTGTGTTTTCCATCACTCATTGTGTTTTCCACACCTGGCTCTTCCAGGTCCATCCTCTGTTGCCTTTTCCTTGATTCAGATCCAGTCTGCATTTCAGTCACCCTCCCATCCCAGCCTTGGGCCCTGTCTCACCCATCTGTTTATTTCTGGTGGTTACGTGCTGGGCATTTCAcagagaaggaggggaaaaaaaaagctttgtcttTTCTAGGAACCTGTGCTAGGAAAATCCAGAgagccagggcacagggctggaatTCACCTTTTCTCTGTCACTTTGCTCTCATGGTCTTTGACACAAATTCATCCTtggcccagctcccagccaagCCCAGGagtcagcacagcctggggataACTCCCAGAAAGATGCACCAAGCCTGACAGGGTTcaagaaatgtttggaaaatgctctcGAGCACGTAGAGTGATTttggggttgtcctgtgcaaggccaggagttggactcaattcttgtgggtcccttccagctcagggtattctgtgattttctgggGGTCGATAGGATGGATATCTCcctgtcacagcagctgaagTCAGAGCTGGAGACCGAGTTCAGGTGCTCTTCACAAGAGTAGAAGCAATCAGACACCAAAAGCACACTTCCCAatgatccttcccttctcctcactGGCACGAAAAGTCTTTATTTATTTGGCCCAAATCACTGGAAGTGACTCATGACACGTGGCTTTGTTTCTGTTGCCCAGTTGGAATTTTGCCTGTGAGTCCCAGCAGGAATATTTGCAGCAGGGTCTGGGACATCACTTGTGGCCAACACTTGTGAAAATGTTCCTGTGCAGACATTTTGCTTCTGAGAAGCGCTGAAATCTTTGAGGAAAATTTCTGACAAAAATGAATAACagttttaaagatttctttgtGACTTTTGCCTCAGATAACGTTGATTTGTCAACTTTCTGTTGCTACATTCACCCAACTCCACTGGTCCCCCATAGGATTTATTTACAGAGGTGGTTCTGGATATTGCATTTTGGTGACTTTCTTTCTCAGGATTGTGGctttcaggaattcaggaataTTAGGAACAGCTTTGAGATGATTCCCTACAGCCCCTCAGTGCTCTGGAGAACTCAGCTCCAGATCTGTGACCTGAATCTGGGTGCAATCTTAAATTCACACTTGATGTAAACCCCAAATCTCAAGGTGATCAAGGAGAGTAAGAAGTagattttccttctcagaaCCCTTGGTTTTAaaagatttggggttttctttcaaTCTCTGCCTGTGATGGAAGTACAAATTGTCTCAGAGTCTGATTCCACCCTTAGACTGGGGTGTGGTGTCTAAACCACCATCTGTCAGAAACTGAAAGTTTAAATTAAAGACGAGAAAAGGCCAAGCAAACCCTAATTGTTCCTCACTTTCCATTTCCCAGCCACTTAATTATACTGGTCTTTGCTGGATCTGGACGTGACTGGTAATTTAGAACAATTTCCCCAAAAGAGAGAGCAATTTTTTGACTGAGCACAGGGTGAAAtagctgtgctggaggcacGAGTGTGGGTAagagctgccagcaggcagagagagcaCGGCCAGGCCATCCCATCACACGGTGCTGGAACCAAAAGGTGCATTTCACATTACATTTCAAGGGTGAAATCCAGTTTCTTGTCAAATAGAGGAACAAGTTTCCAAACATCCCAACACAGACAGGATTTTATCTCGTGTTGTGGTGGCAAAGCCGTCAGGAAGGCTCCACAGCACGATGCAGCCCAGAAACCAACCAGGTCCTGGGCTGATCCCCCAGtttgggcagcaggagagggtgggattgtgtccctgtgcccctctcaggtgagaccccacctgcagagctgccccagccctgggaccagcacagggagcagctgg includes:
- the FAM167A gene encoding protein FAM167A; amino-acid sequence: MSVPQIQIEEALDSMDAGSGGVPPPDDHLRTLKALTEKLRLETRRPSYLEWKAKLEEQAWKSPQPEGDGEDEATKAKKTPGETVPMRKVQLHLNGSPAQDKGTVTSGRIGGFESIDEALTWLRKELADMRLQDQQLARQLMRLRSDINKLKIEQTCHLHQRMLNDATYELEERDELADLFCDFPLVSSFSLSTPLKLIGVTKMNINSRRFSLC